tcgcccccggctgtgcgtATCGTACacacggcgctgcttaaccccggcgtccgccaagtgtctacgcgccaattcgtggacacggaacagtttgtcttttaatgaacaaaaatactccacacctggtttcgtgggtaaatccacttgtggaggggacCCGAACACtagatccacaggcgtgcgcaactcgcgaccgaacatcaacgcagctggcgtcagttgcgagtactcctgcaccgctgtacgatacgcccaaagcacgagaggcaaatgctcgtcccaatctttttgccggtcgctggtaagcacggcgagttgggtggtgagtgttcggttgaaccgttccacgaggccgtcactttgtggatgcaggggcgtggtgcgggtctttttcactccgaggcgctcgcacaccgccgcaaacacctccgcctcgaagttacgcccctggtcgctgtgcaactgctccggggcttcgaatcggctgaacacctcatccaccagcactcgagccgtggtggaagcgctctgatctggaacagcgaacgcctccggccacttcgtgaaataatccatggccaccagcacataacgattcccgcgatcagagatgggaaacggccccagaatgtccacgcccatacgttccatgggcgcccccacccgaaagtcttgcaagggtgctcgtgagcgctgggtagggcccttctttgccgtgcagacatcgcatctgtgaacaaaaagttcgctatcagtatgacaacccggccagtagaaccgagcacgcaaccgccgcagtgtcttagttaccccaaagtgtcccgaacctgcgtgcccatgaaccatccccagcacacatgcccgcaaggtccgcggcaccagcagctgaaaagattcgtcagcgccacacggccgtttCCACTGGCGTTAGAGtaaacccccccgcaacgctagtcggtgaaactgcgagtggagagctttttcttttggtcccaggtgggcaatggcggcataatccggtctctggcccgcgttaacccaacctaatacccgctgcagcgccgggtccttctcctgctcgaccattagctgatcgcagtccatctgtggcacaggcgaaacgaccaccggcgatggtttaggtgccgcagtgactcggctgcacgccggctcggacggccgattaccgacgggggcttcggaagactgcgcagggagaatgttctggttcacgggggtcggggtgtgttcgatgtcgtgaccacccacacgctcttcaacccgctcgcagtgtcgacaacgctctttgctgcacggccggcgggataatgcatcggcgttagcatgcaattttcccgctcggtgctgagcGGTAAAGTGATAGTcttgcaaccgctcgagccaaccCGCttactgcccctcgggctctttaaaactaagcagccacactagcgaagcgtgatcagtccgcagcaagaaggattgcccgtataaatacggcctaaaatgcttaagggccgcgacgaccgctagcagctcgcgccgcgtgacgcagtaattcttctccggtccagacaacgcgcggctgaagtaagcgacaacacgctcttcgcccccggcaacctgagacaggaaagcccccagccctacatcgctcgcgtccgtgtcgaggataaacgtacgagctatatcaggatactcgagaacgggcgacgtaaccagagcttcccgtaaccgagtaaaCGCACGTgcgtgctccctgtcccagtgaaacggctggttctttctcgtgagcgcgtgcagcgggctggcgatcgtagcaaaatccctcacgaaccggcgatagtatgacgctaacccgagaaaagtgcgtagctgcgacacatttgacggcttaggccaattctgtaccgcggcaattttgcctggatcggtggcaatccctcgagcgctaatgacgtgtcccagaaagacagtttcttgccgcaacaactggcactttttgggattgagccgcaaattcgcccgccggatagctagaaacacctcccgtaggttagctagcgcgaccgcaaaatccttgccgtgcaccaataaatcgtctaagtagacgacacaacggttgcgagggatctctgccaatactctctccatcaaccgttcgaacgtagcgggagcgttgcagaggccgaacggcatgcgccgaaattgccatagcccttgtccgatcgaaaacgcggttttgggtcgtgcttccggggcgagctctacttgccagtacccgctacgcagatccaacgagctaaaccacgccgagcccgcaacgtgttccaacgcatcatctattcgcggcaacggataagaatctttacgcgtcacctcgtttaaccgccggtagtccacacaaaaccgccacgattcgtcctttttacgcacaagtacaacgggtgaagaccacggtccggatgctggctctatgacgcccgagtcggccatctcacgcagctgctgctcggctatagctcgtttagctaacgggaggcgtctcggatgtaaccgaacaggagcggcgTTACCTGTATCGATGTTGTGCTGCACCAAATGCAACGACCAGGTCGTTTTGCACCAagtcgtgcaaaagggacttcac
The DNA window shown above is from Clarias gariepinus isolate MV-2021 ecotype Netherlands chromosome 5, CGAR_prim_01v2, whole genome shotgun sequence and carries:
- the LOC128524411 gene encoding retrovirus-related Pol polyprotein from transposon 412 — protein: MRADPDTDDLLDLSTSVGSRFKGRYIRPEKVGGIQMRAVSEIMDEDQGQSQKGPSEGAADQGAKGGAVSGPPMPLSMKKQFHGHAGSGHFGVTKTLRRLRARFYWPGCHTDSELFVHRCDVCTAKKGPTQRSRAPLQDFRVGAPMERMGVDILGPFPISDRGNRYVLVAMDYFTKWPEAFAVPDQSASTTARVLVDEVFSRFEAPEQLHSDQGRNFEAEVFAAVCERLGVKKTRTTPLHPQSDGLVERFNRTLTTQLAVLTSDRQKDWDEHLPLVLWAYRTAVQEYSQLTPAALMFGRELRTPVDLVFGSPPQVDLPTKPGVEYFCSLKDKLFRVHELARRHLADAGVKQRRVYDTHSRGRDFAAGEQVWVYSPGRKRGLSPKLMSHWVGPCTVVAQLSDVVYRVRLAGRSRLVVLHRDRLAPYQPHARASADAVEASPP